The genomic window CTTCGCCTCGCCGTCAGCCGCAGCCGTCCGCCGGAGTTCGTCACCCTCCTGGCCGACCACCTCGGGGCCGAGCTCGTCGAGATGGGCTCGGCCGGGGTGAAGGCGATGTCCGTCCTCGAGGGTCAGACCGATGCCTACGTCCACGCCGGCGGGCAGTACGAGTGGGACTCCGCCGCACCGGTCGCCGTCGCCAGCGCCCACGGTCTGCACACCAGCCGCATCGACGGATCAAGGCTGGTCTACAACAACGAGAACCCCTACCTGCCGGACCTCGTCGTCTGCCGGCCCGAGGTCGCCGAGACGGTCCTCGAGGGGATCCGCGCGGTCAACCGGGGCTGACTCAGCGACGCGCTGCGCGTCGCATCCGCAGCCAGAGAATCTGCCAACGGCTGCGGTAGACCACCCGGTGCGTATCCGCCCAGAAGCGAGCCACCGTCGGATCGAGGGTCAACTGCTCCCAGACGACCCTGGGGATGTGCTGCGGGGCACGACGGATGATGTCGACCACCAGCCCCCTGCCGCTGTTCCGGGCGCCACGTCGCACCCAGTGGTCGTAGCCCGCCGGCGTCGGTCCCGTCGGCGCGGGCCCACCCAAGGCCGTGATGAGCGGTGACGCCGTGTGCCGGGCGCCGAGCTCTTCCACCGCGCTCAGTATGGCCAGCAGGTCCCCCTCGTCGGCGAGCGTCGCCACTCGCTCGACCGCGGCTCGCCAGCGCTGTGGCTCGATCATCTTCATCGAGTTGAGCGCCTCGACGACCACGGCATGCTCACGACACACGGTCTCCACCGGGTGGTGGGCCAGCTCCACCACTCCGCGCCTCGTCCACATCACCTCGAACGTCACAGCCGGTGGAGCGAGCATGCCCGTAAATCGGTGATGCAGATCGAGGGTGACCGGGTAGTGCGGGTGATGGAAGGTCGTCGAGTAGATGACGTCGTCCAGGGCCGGCGGGAACCAGTGCGAGATGATCGCCCACCCCACACTCGCGAGAGCTTCGGTGGCGCTGGCGCGGTCGTCGGGATGGACGATCATGTCGATGTCGTTGCTGCGTCGCTCGGCACGGACCCCTAGCGCCACGAAGGCGGGCCCCTTGATCACGAGCGAGCGCACGCCGGCCTCGTCGAGGAGTCGCTGCAGGTACACGGTGCCCAACGGCACAGCCTCTGCGAGGGTCAGAGAGTCGGTCACTCGGGCTCCACCTGCATCACGAGTGAGGCGTCCTGCAGCATCTCCAAGGCGGCGCGCACGAAACCCGCGGAGTCGTCCTCGACGACCTCGTCGGCCGCCACTCGCAGCTGCTCGATCGTCGCCGGGCCATCCGCGAGCGTCGGCCACAGGCTGGCCACTGGCTCATGGACGAGCAGCGGCAAGGGCTCCACGGCGCGGGTGTCGATGAGGGCGACCCGGCCCTCCCCCGCGACCCAGGCGATGCCTTCCGGCGTGCGCCACCGCTGGTCACCGTCGGCGATCGTCATGACCGCAGCATAGGGACCACATCGAGCGGGACGCGCCCCGGCCCTCAGCGAGGGGTACACACCTGTCGCGTCGGCTGCATTGCGTGAGGCCCACCACAAAAGTAAGGAAACAGTAAGGAGTCTTGCTACGTTTCGCACGGCCATGCCGAAACTACACCCGTAGACCCAGGAGACACCTTGCCCCACGCCACGAACACCGCACCGAGTCCCAGCCGGCGCTCCGTCGCCAAGGGGGTGGCGTGGTTGGCCCCAGCCGTGACCATCGCCGCGGCCGCACCCCGACTGGCAGCCTCCGACGTGGGATGTTCAGCGGAAGGCCAGCAGGAGATCGACAACGCCATCACGCTGGCCAAGACCAAGAGCGCCCAGCTGCAGCTGAACTTCTACCAGCTGGCC from Janibacter cremeus includes these protein-coding regions:
- a CDS encoding nucleotidyltransferase family protein; amino-acid sequence: MTDSLTLAEAVPLGTVYLQRLLDEAGVRSLVIKGPAFVALGVRAERRSNDIDMIVHPDDRASATEALASVGWAIISHWFPPALDDVIYSTTFHHPHYPVTLDLHHRFTGMLAPPAVTFEVMWTRRGVVELAHHPVETVCREHAVVVEALNSMKMIEPQRWRAAVERVATLADEGDLLAILSAVEELGARHTASPLITALGGPAPTGPTPAGYDHWVRRGARNSGRGLVVDIIRRAPQHIPRVVWEQLTLDPTVARFWADTHRVVYRSRWQILWLRMRRAARR